The genomic segment ACGTCTGGCGAATCACATCGCCGGCACCACGTCACTGCTGACGGATTTTACCGCGGCAAAAAAGTCGTCGAAACGGGCGCCGACGAGTAATCCGCCTTCCCGGCGCTCTGCTTACTGCCTGTCCGAACAGTCCGTGGTGGAAATCTGTCGGCTGAGAGTCAGTACAGCTGCAATCGCAGTGGGCGTCGAGCGCCTCGTTCCTGAATTTGCTATAAAAAAAATCGCAGTCA from the Candidatus Marimicrobium litorale genome contains:
- the rpmF gene encoding 50S ribosomal protein L32; this translates as MAVQKSKKTRSRRGMRRSHDSLQAPTLSVDETSGESHRRHHVTADGFYRGKKVVETGADE